The segment AGGATAGTAATGACCATACACCTCATTTAAGGTTCACCATCCCAAGATGAATTTTACATGGTTGAATGAGAGATGGCAATTGGTATATATCAACTCCTGGAGGCTAGGCCTTTCACTAAATTATATTCATGTCATCTTCTTTGATTAACAAATTGATGATACGTACCTTGTAGTTTTAGATTTAGCATAAATGATTGATTCTGAGAGTATAAACAATGAGGAAATGAATGTCATTAGCTTGAAAGTTCCTAGAGGCACAGAAGTCTATAATTAATGTGGGTCTCAGCAACATGCTTGGTTGTGGAAGCTTGGTTCCATGCCCCATTGAAGACACTCTCTTTTGCTTAAGATTAATGGAAGTGGCCAAGCAGACCCGTCCTTGTTGTCTAATCCGACGTTTATCCCAAATTGTGACAAGCAAAGGCTTAATAAGAGTGGTCATGCGGTGTGTaatctattttgttttcatgcaaaTTTCCATGTGTGCGTGGTGCTGTCCTAACAATCTAACAGCATGGACTAATTCTTGATCAATTAATACGTGTAgagcgccccccccccccccccccctctagAAATGGTGTTTGTTTCCCTGCTGGGATTTTTTGCACAACAAAAGAGCTGTAAAGCAAGCTTCTGCATGATTGTCAATTGATCACAACATTGTCCTATTCTCCCATAGGCTGACTACTCAGGTTTAATGCATCACTGTATTATTGTTAATCATCATATTTTGCCTCATTCCATCTGCCTAATCTTATTATATAGTACGAGAGGTGGACTCTTAGCAACATTGGCATTAATGATTGGATATACTTAATTGCTGACCAAGCTTATCTTAAGCATACATACAAAAGCCAGTTATTGGGTTTGAAGCTCTGCgacaattttattcttattaaatTACTTTGTGTTATAGGctgatttaaaaaacaagtaaacacattTAGCTTATATAGGTACTTTGACCAATAAGGGCTACATCTAAGCACAGTTTACCAGACAAGGGCACGTGTGTAGGACCTCGATCCATAGCCTCTACCTCCCTTtcatttcctcttctttttattttttagaaattttgaaTATACATCATTTCCCAAAATCCCCTCCAGAATCTGTTATTTATTCGCTTCCTCTCCACCTCTCAGCTACCAAGAAACACATTCCAGTTGTGACTTGTGAGTGAGAGAGAGGGGAGAAGCATTGATTCCCATTAAGTTGTTCTCTTTCTGTTTTGTCCTCGCCGTTCTCTTTGCTCTTGCCTTTAGCTGCTaagctactttttttttatccagttGAATAGAAAGAGAGCATACCCTTGTGAAGCTTTATTTGGGTTACCATTTAGACAAAGAGTCGTATGACATGTTGTAAGAATAGCAAAAACTCTTACCAAAAACTTGCATTATATATTCCAGCTTtccattatttcaaaaaatgttGCCAATCTTTGATCCAAATGATAATGAAGCTGGCTTGAAGCTCTTGGAGGACCTAACCAACAATGCATGTCAAATACAACAACAGGTATTGGAGTATATACTGACCACAAATTTGCATACAGGGTATCTTAAAAGCTTTCTCAACGGCGATTCTATTAAGGAAAACTTCAAGAATAAAGTTCCCATCGTGAATTATGAGGATATCAAGCCTTGTATCGAGCGAATTGCCATTGGAGAGCCTTCATCCATCATTTCAGCTCAACCAATAACTGAGCTCCTCACAAggtatataaatttatcatttattttctcatatttcttcaataaataaattcccTTGAAATTCTTGATTATGTTAATCTTTTTATCCTAAGAAATtgatcatttttattaattattcgtATTATATGCAGCTCGGGTACTTCTGGAGGACAGCCAAAAATGATGCCTTCGACTGCTGAAGAATTGGAAAGAAAGACATTCTTTTATAACCTCCTTGTGCCTATAATGAACAAGTAAGAAAACTCTCTCCATATTCTTGTGCTTTGGAATTTTACAACTGCTTATAAGATAATGGAACAGTGTAAGCAGGGAGAGTAGAGttaaacaactttatttttctttttcaggtaTGTTGATGGCTTGGACCAGGGAAAAGGAATGTATCTTTTGTTTACCAAACCCGAAATTAGCACCCCTTCGGGCTTGATGGCAAGACCTGTTCTAACAAGCTACTACAAGAGCAGCAACTTCAGAAACCGTGCTTTCAATCGATATAACGTTTATACAAGCCCTGATGAGACCATCTTGTGTCCTGATAGCAAGCAGAGCATGTACTGCCAATTGCTATGTGGCTTAGTACAACGCGAAGAGGTTCTAAGAGTTGGTGCAGTTTTTGCATCAGCTTTCCTGCGCGCTATCAAATTTTTGGAGGAATATCAGAAAGAATTATGCTCCAATATAAGAACAGGTCGTCTCAGTGATTGGATCACTGACCCCAATTGCAGAAATGCCGTCTCGTCATTTCTGAGCAAACCCAATTCAGAATTGGCTGATTTAATCGAGGTTGAATGTAGCGGCAAATCTTGCGAAGGGATAATTAAGAAGCTTTGGCCGAGAACAAAGTACATTGAAGTTATTGTTACAGGTTCTATGGCACAATACATTCCAACCCTTGAATTCTATAGCGGTGGGCTCCCATTAGTTTCAACAATGTATGGCTCTTCTGAATGTTACTTGGGAATCAACTTCAAACCACTAAGCAACCCTTCTGATGTCTCTTACACCCTCATTCCAAATATGGCTTACTTTGAATTCTTGCCGGTTGATAAAGACAACAAAAAAGTGATACAGGCTGTCCAGTGCAATGGTGCTACCGATCATAATGGCAAACAAGAGGAGGATGGCAAGGAAAAGGACGTTGAAGCTGTTGATCTTGTGGACGTCAAGCTTGGTCACTACTATGAACTAGTTGTCACCACTTTTACAGGTGAGGTTTTCGTTATGCTGACCTTTCTTTCCCCCCAGAATTTCTATACTGAATATTTTAGCATCAGCGTAACATGCTTTGTTTTGCACATCTACTTgctttataattgattttgaacTCGTCAATCCCAATTAATCATATAAATGGAGTAATAAGTTTTATAGTTGCTTTTGGTTATGGATTGCAGTTAAAAGATCGTGCCTAGTTCATAGCTGATCAGTCTCtcacttttttgtttattcttttcTCAGGATTGTATAGGTATAGAGTTGGAGACATTCTTATGGTAACTGGCTTCTACAATAATGCTCCTCAATTTCGTTTTGTGCACCGGCGAAATGTGGTTTTAAGTATCGATACTGACAAGACCAATGAAGAAGACCTCTTAAAGGCGGTGACACAAGCTAAAGTCCTCCTTGAGCCACTCGGTTCCCTTCTAACGGAGTACACGAGCTTCGCTGACACTTCCTCAATCCCAGGTCATTATGTGCTATTTTGGGAACTTAAGACGCAAGGAACTAATGATCTGCCGGAGCTTGATCCAATTACAATGGAAAAGTGCTGCTCCATTGTTGAAGAATCGCTCGATTCTATTTATAGAAGGTGTAGGAAGAAAGACAAATCAATTGGACCACTGGAAATAAGAGTGGTAACACATGGAACGTTCGATGCACTCATGGATTTTTGTGTATCTCAAGGGTCATCAGTTAACCAGTACAAGACACCAAGATGCATTAAATCCGAGGAGGCCTTCAATATTTTGGATTCCAGGGTGGTGGGAAGATTTTTCAGCAAGAAAACTCCTTTCTGGGAGCCTTTCAGAATTGAAACTAATTAGTGAATTATGGCTAGCTGTTCGTTGTCTTTAATGGCACTCTCTGGCATGGAGCTTTGTTTCTGGGGATCCTCTTCATATCCTCTACGTTTTGATTTCTAGCCTAGTTTGTTCCGTCCTTTTCCTTCTCTGTACGctgaatttgttttgaaatcatacTATATATTTAGCCAACCATGTCTTAATTTACTTGTCAAAGTTCAAACTAATTAACTTCCTTTCTTTTTCGACAATTAAGGATAGCTTTTCACCAATGTTGTTATAATCATTGAATTAGTCCATGATAAAGCAAATAATCACTTCCATAACTATAATAAACTAGCTTGCCGACAAGCTGAAAATGTGATATAGTATCTGGAAACCCAAAAACAAGGAAAGGGGAAGATGATAACTTTGTTCTCATTAACCTGAGGTTCAAGTTTGTAACGTGGAAGAGAAAGATGATGTCTTTCCTCCATTAAATTCAGATGAGGCTAAGATCTGCTTGGAAAGTGCCATTACACATTTGCACTGTCACTTTCAAAAAGTGTCACTGTCTAACAGCCTGCATGAGTGATACTGTATAAGAAAGAGAATTGTTTGCTTGTGggaaacaaaatatcaaagacTTGTCAAGTGGAAGGATCAAATATTGAGGAGTTCGTGCTGCAGACCATTATAGCAAGCAATGATGATGCTCTTAGTCATCCAGGTGAGGAAAAACTAACAACTTTCCTTCATGGATAGTATCATAATTAAGCACCGTATATGGCAATTAGCTTTTAAAATAGAACATAAGAATGATGCTCTCATTCacccaataaaaaatgataatgtgAGTTTGGTACGTATGAGTTTAAAGTAACAGCAGAGTTTGGAGTCCAGCAAATATTGGTATAAATCTCAAGgaaatctttaaatttcttttccctCCGTCAAGGACTCAGGGCCCAGTTTCTTGGCCAAACTTTAGCAGTAATGgttgaaacaaattaattactaCAGTAGGTATAGAACTAGCCAGCAATTTAACAAAGGAATATCTACGTACGTACGCATGTCGTTAACTTTAAGCAAGATGGAGGAGTCCTTTTTATAGCATACAGGCAAAGGCCAACATGCGGACAATAGTACAGGAAGTTAGGCGGAGATCCATGAGCCATGGACATGGAAGGGAGACAATGAGAGCAACCCAAGGAGACAGATAAAACTGTACAAGCAATAGGGAGACGTCTGTATAAGCAGAGGCCTTTTGGCTTTGTCTCTTGCATTTATGGGAAACATGTGGCCTTAACAACTCCCAGCACTACCCCCATCAGGGAGGGTTATTGATGTACGTGGAAGTTAAAAAAGATCAtcagataaaaataaagaaaaaagcgccaaacccaaaaataacaaagcaaatcataaaaattatcaaaaccgAGGTCCcagaatgatatttttaaaatctaataatataacaattgaAGTAATAATTTCATAGCTACGGtaagagaaataatttttaaaaattcttataaaaatttaaacatgatTGATTATGATTGGATTAAAatgtttcttttcatttatcacctagtttaattataatttgatgataattacttttgAGATCAATCTTGAAACATATCTTAGACCTGCCAATCGATTTAACATGTCATCTAGATGTAGTATAAAATACTTATATTTTATTGTGATCGGGTTTGTATTATTTTGCATGtatgtatgtttatttatttgcattctTAGGCTACTTATGATTATAAATTATGAGAATTTGTTGAGTTTGGTTATTGTAATTCTTTGCAAGTTTCTTAAAGCGGAATAAAATCTTGGGTATAGTTTCTATGTAGAGAAGCTCTgcctaaattttattaaaattagaagatttttaattctctaaaatcattaactaaattaaatgttaaattaacaaattaaataataaatcacatgagaaattttttttgttagatttacGTGTTGGAGAAATTTGTTGTTGGAAGGAGTAGTATCATCACTGTCAATTCTCTAGCTCAATCGATTAACCGGTTGAACCTATTATATGAAAGTCAACCAATTcatacaaaaatcataattatatgaatttttttatttcaaatatattttatgagttagaatatatatatttgttcaacCTATAGACTCAAAAAACAAACtccaattaaaactttaaaaatttattgttcacACGgtagttattttttgtttttcagtgTCAATCGACCGGCTGATTTAACTAATCATTATAAACTGGTCGACCAATTTATCTTCCTTAATAGTATTGGAAATTAATTTATCTCATAGCTCACAACCGcaacatttaattaataacacgttttaaaaatatgatatttgattaaatatagtcgtgataaaattttaattgatattatagttctaattaaatcataatatttaaataaatatgatgttttctaaacatcaattaaatttcacgatttaaaatcataatatccaaaaatatgttaattctccatatctttttattttatatgctaATCGCCGAGTCTTCCCCTTTTAATTGTGTTAGACCCTACTTCCAATTAATTAACAACGCAAAATAGAATTGAGATGGGGACTTTTCCGGTACCCTTCTTCTTCGAGATGAGGTCCTGTCTTTGCTCTCAGCAGTGAAAGTGAGAAGACCTCAACTGTGGGCCATTGCTGCTTTTCCAAGCCTTGCAAAGCAGTCCAGGTATCAGGATAAGACAAGGACTTTGTCTCTGCAGGCTGCTAAACAAGAGTATGACAGCGGCACGCATGGTTTCAAGGGATTGAATGCGTACGTAGCTGAGACAATGGGAACAGACCACTACGGTGAACATGTCGAGCCTTCTTCGGCTCTTTGTTTGGATTGATGCGTCAATTACAGCTTTATGAGAGGGCTGGCGAGATAACTCTCTCGTCGTGAAACACCTTCTGGGGACTGTTACTGTTAACCAGCTTGCAGTATTCCGAAAACCACGTTAAAATCTGGGGTGTTGTGGCGGCTGCGCAGCCAGGGTCTTGACGGATAGAGTTTGTGTGGATGGCATCTGAGTATGATCGGTTGCCACGAAATCAGCGAGCATATCTTGTTACAGAGTTGTGCTCAAAGTGTCAATCCCCTCTTAGGcacttgtaataataataaaaaaatatatatcaaagatAACAAgagacaatatttttaaatttcatgtattttttaattttaatataattttatttttttaatttaattacatgttgGATCAATAGAGATTCAAATATATGTGTGGATGTAATTCAAAATCGGTCTTTCTTGGCCTGGTGGTATTGTTTGCAGAATAGAGAACAATAATGTTTAGTTTATTATTAGATAcgttaaatataagaaaaattttaaaaatatctagtgtttatataaatttaaatttataaacatgtaaaaatataactaatagtattttcaagtttcaacaaaaaaaaaaatattagcaagcATACCAAGCatatattcaaatttaaaattaatataaaatcaataaaccTAGTATgttaactaataataaaattaattatgcttaaattaaaacatgaatgttatttacttgttgaaatattttaaaataatgaattttttattatttttaattatgaatattttttaagactTTATTGCTTCTCACATGTGCAACTGAGATGCTTGCAATCTCAAGATCCAAGCAACACAATCTTGATTTAGATGcacttttaaataagatttttaaataaaaaattatgtaatacAAATATCTTCCAATAAGATGAATTTAAGTTCTagatttagaagaaaaatcaaagtataaaaagaaaaaaaacactaaaaataagatGAGAAAGAGTATGTAAAatctgaaaaatataaattagaaactcttttttcattctatatagtgaattttaaaagtaaaaatgttaaaaaataataataatttatttttatcattattaatttttaattaatcattataaattaagaattagatttaaaaaaataaaattttttaatataaattttttatttatttataatttatttaattaaaataaatttccaaGCAGTCGGCAACAGAAGTGTGCGGGTGGAagataaaataagttttttaaaaaatacagaaaagaaaaacacaccGGGAATTTACTAGGCTTGACCTTCTGAAGACACACTTTACAGGTTATTGAGGGCACTGGTCGGAGTTAATTATGGGCCTTTTTGAAGACGTTTGGGCTTCGCAGCTGCAGCAATTGTTTCAAATTGGGCCTCCAATCGAACCTCCATCGGCTTTCTTACGACTTTGCAGTGTAGAAGGTGCTGATAGGCCTTCAAGAGGCTGAGGGCTCCAGCTCATTTAGATATTCTCTCTTTGAACTCGCCGTTTTTGGGTATTTAGCTCATAGCTACATTTATGATTAAACTCTGAGACCGCAGActtcaacttttaattgctattgcCGTTAGGAACGAATTCTTATTTGAGAAATTATACCATTTAACCCTGTGTATTAACTAGATTCTTTGCCCGTCATTCGCTGCAGGTTTCatcaactttttattaaaacataaagaaaaatataaaggaattgCTAGCATGTTttctattatataaaaaaaatttaatcatgaacaagaaaatccaatttgtattagattatattttttaaaatactgaaCAACATCTTTTCTtagaaatatttaaaaggtaacaTATTTGATTTATTCAAACCGGACTTAGTTAATGTATAAAGCATGTGACCCGAGTTATAGGATTGTGATAgcaatatgataaaaaaataaatataaaaaaaaattcaatgtttaATCCAtagtcaatctaatattgaatgataaaattaaaaaaaataacaaaaaaacaacttgagtcgCCCCAAGGCAAATTGTTAAGCCCGCAACCCGGATTGTGAGACCGCAATAGccccataaaaacaaattaaaaaaatatataaaactcaattctcaagtCAACCTAATAATAAaaggagaaattgaaaaaaaatactgatgAAAAAgcgatataaataaaaaaaactgagtcaacTCAAATTAACTCGATAAACTCACAGTCTaagtcatgagatcgagataactctatttaaagaaacacaaaaaaaaagcgCAATCCACAACCAACCTaatgttaaaagattaaataaaattttttatatatataaaaaaggagtcAAAGTCAACTTGGGGTAACTTTTTAGTCCTATGAACTGGGTCACAAGGTCAGTATTACCCCATAGAAGacaaatcagaaaaaataacatagctCAATCTCCAATTAATGTAATGTTAAGGgatggtgtttttttaaaatagaaatggatccaaaacaaaataaattacaattaaaataatgataactaaatttaacataaaaataaaatgacgaAACACAAAGCTGTTTTATGGAGAATTTGCATGGAAACcaaggggggagagagagagagagagaggaaaaaaagaacattCACGCATATCAAACATGCACGCATGTCGCCCTATTGAAAAGTGGCTACTAACACGTATCAAACGCCACTAAGAAAGGTGACAATTGGTAACCAAAATAAGTCTTGCACACCAACAAAGCATGATAACTTTCATCACATACTAGCATGTATAATCCACACATCAATCTTTTTGCCATTGCCTGTTAACCTCATCCatgtaattatttaaattttaaattttgttttattaagttttaattgttttaaatcaatgaaaatgaactttatttttcaaaaccaagCACCAATCATGTCTTGGAATTTTTCCTTGACATAATGGGATCCCTATTAAGTCCATGTTAAGCAacttaaaaatactattaagtCTAAACCCCTATAAACTTAatgtaaaataatcaaatttgaagaaaagaaatagtGCCCAGAGAAAAACAATTAGgttgatatttttcttgattgtgCAATTCagttccttttctttcaataaaaagAGCTGagtatttatctattatttagaTCTGGTTCTCATAACTTCAGttgttttaaatcaataaaaaaatatttaattttgctaAGTTGAGTATGAACCGAGTGACAATGTTTTTCCTCGACACCCTAATATTTTATAACCTAAGTAGCGAAAACAAACTACCAAGTCCAATCCTCAATAATCACAACCttaaaggattaaataaaaaaaatgcaagagagaaaacaatgtggaaattattataatccatagtgttttgtattTTGTGCTATAATAATTTTGCCATAAGCTTTAGTTTTTGTTCCTTGTAATATTTACATTatagaagaaataaatataagaaagagagaattaaaaacacaagaaggaaaaaaatatttttatcattttatatagctatatatgatttttcctcttctttttttatatatctctcTTACACTATAAAtatctaatataattttttctcttatttaccttaactttttattttttaaaaaactcatcatttgataatttttttaaatcgatgtttaatattttaaaatgtaacaACGATAAATATATTTGTGGATGTCCATTAGAGACATGCTTATATACATGCCAAATAATAACATGTTAATGCTACCTGATTTAACGGTTTTATCAACGAAGCTTTATGTCAGTATTTTCTCTCACAGTCTATTAGTATGTATTTTACTGACAGGATCATGGGTGAAAACAGTCCATCAAAAAAACCTTCATCGATACTTTATGGTATGTCggtaataaatttattgatagaTTTACAGACCGACAAagtgcacaaaaaaaaatttactcgcTTTATTTCATCTGTAAATTTATCgataaatttaacatattactaacatgaaaataatttcatcggtgtttttatttttcaatcggTATATCCATTGATAAATATAACTTATCACCAAAGAAATAACATTTGTAATTATATCGAAGAGTTAACAGTAGCAGTGACATTTGCAGTAATTCTCTTTCAACTTTCTAAAAGATACCAATGGAAAGTGTTTCATAGGTAACCATgtcagtaataatttaaaatacttttttaagaaaatatattgaacataagtagaaaattaatttaaatatataaaaattatataaaaagaaattaaaataatataaaacataaatatctattacaaat is part of the Populus nigra chromosome 8, ddPopNigr1.1, whole genome shotgun sequence genome and harbors:
- the LOC133700394 gene encoding indole-3-acetic acid-amido synthetase GH3.17-like, with the translated sequence MLPIFDPNDNEAGLKLLEDLTNNACQIQQQVLEYILTTNLHTGYLKSFLNGDSIKENFKNKVPIVNYEDIKPCIERIAIGEPSSIISAQPITELLTSSGTSGGQPKMMPSTAEELERKTFFYNLLVPIMNKYVDGLDQGKGMYLLFTKPEISTPSGLMARPVLTSYYKSSNFRNRAFNRYNVYTSPDETILCPDSKQSMYCQLLCGLVQREEVLRVGAVFASAFLRAIKFLEEYQKELCSNIRTGRLSDWITDPNCRNAVSSFLSKPNSELADLIEVECSGKSCEGIIKKLWPRTKYIEVIVTGSMAQYIPTLEFYSGGLPLVSTMYGSSECYLGINFKPLSNPSDVSYTLIPNMAYFEFLPVDKDNKKVIQAVQCNGATDHNGKQEEDGKEKDVEAVDLVDVKLGHYYELVVTTFTGLYRYRVGDILMVTGFYNNAPQFRFVHRRNVVLSIDTDKTNEEDLLKAVTQAKVLLEPLGSLLTEYTSFADTSSIPGHYVLFWELKTQGTNDLPELDPITMEKCCSIVEESLDSIYRRCRKKDKSIGPLEIRVVTHGTFDALMDFCVSQGSSVNQYKTPRCIKSEEAFNILDSRVVGRFFSKKTPFWEPFRIETN